The Lactobacillus sp. ESL0680 DNA segment TCATACCACTGTCAAACGTGAATTAATCGCTGCATTAACCACCTTTGTCAGCCTCTCCTACATCCTTTTTGTTAACCCGAACATTTTGCACGCAGCTGGAATCGATAAAGGAGCAGCCTTTACGGTTACCGCGATTTCGATCGCGATCGGCTGTTTCATCATGGGTCTAGTTGCTAACTATCCAGTTGCCTTGGCACCAACGCTTGGCAGTGCAGCCTTTTTTGCCTATAACGTCTGTAGCGGGATGCATATTAACTGGCAAACTGCCTTAGCTGCTGTTCTAGTTGCCTCGGTTTTGTTTGTTTTAATTACCGTTCTTAAATTACGCGAAAAAGTAGTTGATGCCATTCCGCAAGACTTAAAGTACGCAATTTCTGCTGGAATTGGTCTGTTCATTGCTTTTATCGGCTTGCAAAACGGTAAGCTGATTGTTAACAGTGATTCTAATCTTGTAACTTTAGGCAAGTTTAATTCGCCTGCTGTCTGGATTACCTTATTCGGGTTAACCTTAACCGTTGTCTTAATGGCAATGAATATTCCCGGTTCGATTTTTATCGGCATGGTTGTAACTGCTGTGTTCGGTATCATGATCGGGCAAATTGCCCTACCTAAGGGGATTATTGCTAGTGCACCAAGCATTGCGCCAACCTTTGGT contains these protein-coding regions:
- a CDS encoding NCS2 family permease: MTTLEKVFHLNDAHTTVKRELIAALTTFVSLSYILFVNPNILHAAGIDKGAAFTVTAISIAIGCFIMGLVANYPVALAPTLGSAAFFAYNVCSGMHINWQTALAAVLVASVLFVLITVLKLREKVVDAIPQDLKYAISAGIGLFIAFIGLQNGKLIVNSDSNLVTLGKFNSPAVWITLFGLTLTVVLMAMNIPGSIFIGMVVTAVFGIMIGQIALPKGIIASAPSIAPTFGQAIFHLKDINTPQLFMVVLTFLLVTFFDTAGTLIGMTEQAGMVDKNGKIPRIGRAFLSDSAAMVEGAILGTAPLGTSVESSAGIAMGGRTGLTAIFVGILFLISMIFSPLLAVIPTTVTAPALIIVGVLMAGNLKKIHWEKFEIALPAFLTVVGMPLTYSISDGLALGMIAYPITMIASKQSKKVSPMMYVLFVVFIIFFLVTNM